One window of the Manihot esculenta cultivar AM560-2 chromosome 14, M.esculenta_v8, whole genome shotgun sequence genome contains the following:
- the LOC110631206 gene encoding 60S ribosomal protein L39, which produces MPSHKTFIIKKKLAKKMRQNRPIPHWIRMRTDNTIRYNAKRRHWRRTKLGF; this is translated from the exons ATG CCGTCACACAAGACCTTCATCATCAAGAAGAAGCTGGCGAAGAAGATGAGGCAGAACAGGCCCATCCCTCACTGGATCCGGATGAGAACCGATAACACGATCAG GTACAACGCGAAGCGCAGGCACTGGCGCCGCACTAAGCTAGGGTTTTGA